In the Heptranchias perlo isolate sHepPer1 chromosome 4, sHepPer1.hap1, whole genome shotgun sequence genome, CAGTACAGGACATGTTGTTTACTATATTTTTTGTCATATTACTCTATTAATTCATGTTGCAGTAGAACAATATGTAAATATATTTCAATATTCTAGTAAAATTTAAAGCTACATCTTTGTGTAATTTGTATAAAATTGCAGAGCCGTAATTATGGATATTAAGATGTTCATCCTTGTTACTATATAAATAGGCATCAACATCCTATAGTCTCGAGCTGTTGGTATCTTTGAGGTTCTAAATTCAAAGTATAAGCCCTAAGGAATGGGAAGGTGTGTGATTATGAAATAAGCATAGCCAACAGACATCTTCTGAGTACATGTGGCTCTTCTGTGACCAGAAAAGTGGCTCATTTCATCTACCCACATGTTCAATAATGATGTAAGAAATACAAGTAGCCACAATAGAACTGACAGCATTTCTTCAATTTTGACCTGGCTAAACAATCTATTTTAAACTAATTATAATGTAAACTAATCTTAGCCCATGGGCGTGACTATATCGAGCTCTTGAGCTTTGAAAGGATAGCCGCACCTGCAGTAAGGTCTTCTGTAGAATGACCAATGAGTACTGGTGTAATCAATTCTTTGAATTTATTCCTAATAGTTAGTTAATTTTagattaattttatttaatttatgaaATACTTTTGCAGTAAGACCAACTGGATTTTTGTGATTTTTGACATCATTCTCAGACAACtggaatcttttataaacataaataatCTGATAGAATTTTAGCATTAAATGTTTTATCATTTTCTATTCTTATGCCTACTAATGGACTGACATACAAGTTTTTTACAATTATAGTTAACATTACTTGCTATATGTTTTTAAATCTTTGTAGATTGAAACGTTGGATAAACCGTATGTTGCGGCAGAAAGGGAGGAGTTGTGTGCTGTATAATCCACGTTGTTTTTGAAGTGGTGGTTtcagcaaagatttttttttaattcttgtaTTCACTTTATAGTGCACGAAGCTCTCAAATCAATGAATCATCAGACAATGTTAAATTCAATATCTGTATCAATCCAGGGACGGCAATCAACAGCATCAAGTTCAGTATCTTCAGTCTCTGCCCCTGTTAGCCAACTGTCTGGCACACGTGACACTGTAGAAATAGTAAGATCTCTCCCACAGAAATACAGAAGGCTACCAGTGTCAGTAGAAGAAATGGAGTACATTCAGGTGAATTTGCACAATCTTGATGAGATTTTAATTGCCTGGAGCAAGGTTTACTGTCAAGTATAGTtttaaggcctagaaattcgggtgcGGGGCGGAGGGGGGTGGCCCAGGGATTAATCCCTCCGTCTGAATGGTGAGAACCGAGGcacccccgatattgggcctcgggcctcatctccATCGAGTTAGCAAGCTGCAGAAAGCGACAGGCAGCTCGTCAGCAAAGTGTGATCGAACATCAGGCTGCTGCAGAAACTTTAACATAAATTAAAATTAACTGGATAGCATTTGAAAAGGAATATAAATGAAGTATGGAGAATGCTTTCTATCCTCTCAGCCATCCCTTTATCCAAGCAGCTACATTCCCTTCAATACTGGGTGCATCAATCTTTGTAACAAGTCTCTTAtgtgtcatagaaacatagaaaataggagcaggaggaggccattcggcccttcaagcctgctccgccattcaatatgatcatggctgatcctctatctcaataccatattcccattctctcccaataccccttgatgccttttgtgtctagaaatctatctagctccttcttaaatacattgtgacttggcctccacagccttctgtagtagagaattccacaggtacaccaccctctgagtgaagaaatttctcctcatctcagtcctaaatgtcctacaccgtatcctgagactgtggcccctcgttctgaacccccccagtcaggggaaacatcctgcatccagtctgtctagccctgtcagaattttatatgtttcaatgagatcccctctcattcttctaaattctagtgaatacatgcctagtcgacccaatctctcttcatatgacagtcctgccatcccaggaatcagtctggtgaaccttcgctgcacaccctctatggcaagtatatcctttcttaggtaaggaaaccaaaactgcacacaatactccaggtgtggtctcaccaaggccctgtataactgcagtaagacatccttgctcctgtactcaaatcctcttacaatgaaggccaacataccatttgcctacctaactgcttgctgcacctgcatgtttgctttcagtgactggtgtacatggacacccaggtccctttgtacatcaacatttcccaatcttatcaatagaatcgtagaatggttacagcacagaaggacgccattgagcccgtgccgactctttgtaagagtaatccagttagtctcattcccttgctgtttccccgtagccctgcaaactttttcccttcaagtatttatccaattcctttttgaaagccacgattgagtatgcttccactaccctttcaggcagcacattccagatcatagctactcgctgcataaaagtttttccttatgtcacctttggttcttttgccaatcacattaaatctgtgtcctcttgttctcaacccttccaccaatgggaacagtttctctttatttactttatctaaacccttcatgattttgaacacttccatcaaatctcctctcaaccttctctgttccaagaagaacaacccccaccttctccagtctatccacataactgaagttcctcatccctgaaaccattctagtaattcttttcagcaccctctgtgcccaggatcccatatgctattttaaccactttctcaacctgtcctgccaccttcaaagatttgtgcacagataccccaagatctctctgttcctgcacccccattagaattgtacatttagtttatattgcctctcttcattcatcCTGCCAAAATATgttacttcgcacttctctgcattaaatttcatctgccacatgtctgcccattctaccagcctgtctatgtcctcttgaagtctattcctATCCTtctcacttccaagttttgtcatctgcaaattttgaaaatgtgccctgaacatccaagtccaagtcattaatatatatcaaaaaaagcagtggtccttgtaccgacccctggggaatcccACTGTATAcactcctccagtctgaaaaacaaccattcaccactattctctgtttcctgtcacttagccaatttcgtatccatgctgccactgccccctttattctatgggcttcagttttacggacaagtctattatgtggcactttatcaaatgccttttgaaagtccatatacacatcatcaaccacagtgccctcatcaaccctctctgttacctcattaaaaaactcaatcaagttagttaaacatg is a window encoding:
- the kgd4 gene encoding 28S ribosomal protein S36, mitochondrial; the encoded protein is MGNSWGSKMAAVGRVIQIVKPHQRLIKFPDRKASPRPNVHEALKSMNHQTMLNSISVSIQGRQSTASSSVSSVSAPVSQLSGTRDTVEIVRSLPQKYRRLPVSVEEMEYIQRGGPE